GGCCGGTGCGCTACGACGACCTGCTGCACCTGCCGCCGGGCCGGGACGGCCTGCTGCGCGGCGCAGGTCTGGACCCAGCGCGTCCGGTGGTGCTGTTCGCGTCACAGCCCGCGCGCCGCCTGATCACACCTGCCATGAAGCGCATCGCGATCCGTGCGCTGGTGGACGCGGCAGCGCAGGCAAACGCGCAGGTGGTGATCAAAGCGCATCCGCTGGAAGACGCCAGCCTCGGCGCGATTTTGAGCGAAATAAGTGTACCTGTGCCGGTGGTGCAGGAGGACCTGTACGAGTGGCTGTGCGCGTGCGACGTGATGGCGACTATTTCTTCGACGGTGGTCTACGAGGCGGCCCTGGCGGAGCGGCCCGCGTTGCTGCTGGACTGGTCTGGCAATTCGGACGTGGCCGGGTACGTCGCAGACGGGATCGGCGTGCGGCCCGCGTCGCCGGGGCAGGTGAGCGAGGCGCTAAATGCTCTGCTCCATGATGAGAGCGCGCGGTCCGCGTTGTTCGCCCGGCAGCGCGCGTTCGTGACGCACCACCTGAACGGGAACGATGGCCGCGCGTCGGAGCGGTTGGCGCTGTTGGCGCGGCGCTTGATGGGAGAGAGCCTGTGACGGACGAGCGGCCCAGGGTGCTGGCGGTGGTGCCCGCACGCGGCGGGTCGAAGGGCATCCCGCGCAAAAATGTGCGGCTGATGGCGGGTCAGCCGCTGATCAGCTACGCGCTGCGCGCGCTAGCCGCCGCGCAGATGGTCGATTGCGTGGTGGTCTCGACCGACGACGACGAGATCAAGGCCGTGGCGCGGCGCTGTGGCGCGGAGGTGATCGACCGCCCGGCTGAACTGGCCGGGGACGCCGTCACGCTCGACCCGGTGGTTTACCACGCCGTGGAGCAGGTCGAGGCGGCGGGATTTTTGCCCGACGTGGTGCTGACCGTGCAGCCGACCGCGCCGCTGCTGCGCCCCGCAACAATCGATCGTGCCGTGCGGCTGCTGGTCGAGTCCGGCGCGGAGACGGTGATCTCGGTGGTCAACGAGACACACCTCGCCTGGACCACGGGCGCGGAGGGGCGCGGCGTGCCGCTCTACGAGAAGCGCGTGAATCGCCAGCAGCTCCCCCAGCGTCTGCGTGAGACGGGCGGCGTGTTCGCCAGCCGTCGCGACATTGTGACGCCGCACAACCGCATTGGGCAGGACGTACGGCTGCTGGAATTGGACCGGCTCGAAGGGCTGGACATCGACGCGGTGGAAGATTGGTGGATCGCGGAGAAGGCGCTCAATCGGCGGAAGATCGTGTTCCGCGTGGACGGCAGCCCGTGGATGGGGTTGGGACACGTTTACCGCGCGCTGTCGCTGGCCGGGCGGCTGCTCGACCACGAGCTGCTGTTCGTGATGGATGCCGATTTGCCGCTGGGCGTGGACCTCGTGCGAGGCGCGTTTTACCCGGTGCAGGCCTTCACCGGCGATCCGCTGCCCGCGATCCGCGAAGCTGGGGCGCAGATCGTCGTGAATGATATTCTGGATACCGAGGTCGCGTACATCCGCGCGCTGCGAGATATGGGGTTGTTCGTGGTCAATTTCGAGGACCTGGGGCCGGGTAACCACGCGGCACATCTGGTGATCAACGCGCTGTACGATCCACGCTTCCCGGAAGCCCACATGGTTTGGGGGCCGCCCTACGCCGACCTGCGCGACGAGTTCGCCACCGCGCCGGTCAAGGTCGTGGAGCCGGACGTGCGGCGCGTGCTGGTCACGTTCGGCGGGGCGGATCCGGCGGACCTGACCGCCAAGACACTGCGCGTGCTGGGCACGATGCCGGGCGACTTCGAGATCGAGGTGGTGCTGGGGCTGGCGTATGGCCCTCGCGAGGATCTGCGCGTGCAGGCGGCAGCGCTCGGCCCGCGCGTGACGGTCGCGGAGCAGGTGCGCGACATGAGCCGCCGCATGCACGCCGCCGACCTGGTGATTACGTCCGCTGGGCGCACGGTGTACGAGGTGGCGGCCATCGGCACACCGTGCATCGTCATGAGCCAGAACGCGCGCGAGCAGCGCCACCTGTTCGCGCTGGCCGAGAACGGCTTCGTGAACCTGGGTCTGGGCGCGGACGTGCCCGACGAGACGCTGCGCGATGCGGTCGCGCGGCTGGTGGGCGATTACACGCAGCGCCAGCAGATGAGCGCGCGCATGTTGGCGGCGGACATTCGCGGCGGCACGGGGCGCATCGTGCGGCTGATGTTGGAGCGTTACCGGGCGTTTGAAGCGGCGATCCTTGACACTGTCACGCGGAGGGACGTATGAAATCCGTTCTGATTGGCGAGCGCCGGATCGGACCTGGCGAACCGGCGTACGTCATCGCGGAAGCCGGGGTGAACCACAAGGGCAGCCTGGACGCGGCGCGACGCATGATCGACGAGGCGAAACGCGCCGGGGCGGACGCGATCAAGTTCCAGACGTATAAGGCCGACAAGCTGGTGACGCGCGCCGCGCCGCGCTATTGGGACGACGCCGAGGCGAGCGGCACGCAGTACGCGATCTTCAAGCAGTCGGATACGTTTGGTGAGGCGGAGTATCGTGCGTTGTTCGAGCACGCGGGGGCGGCGGGTATCACGTGGCTGTCCACGCCGTTCGACCTGGACGCGGTGGCGTTTCTGGATGCGCTGGGCATGCCCGCGTTCAAGATCGCGTCCGCAGACCTGACCAACGTGCCGCTGCTGGAAGCGTGCGCGCGCACGGGCAAGCCGGTGATCCTTTCGACCGGGGCCTCGACGCTGGACGAGGTGCGCGCCTCCGTGGACGTGCTGCGGCGGGCGGGCTGTGCCGATCTCGTGCTGCTGTACTGCGTGTTGAGCTATCCCACGCGCGACGAGGACGCGAACCTGCGGCGCATGGTGACGCTGCAGGCGGCGTTCCCGGACGTGCCGGTTGGATTCTCGGATCACACGATCCCCGACGACTGCGTGATCGTGCCCTCGGCGGCGGCGGCGCTCGGCGCGGCGGTGATCGAAAAGCACTTCACGCTGGACCGGACGCTGCCCGGCGACGACCATTATTTGTCGGTCGATCCGGGACAACTGGCGACGCTGGTGCGCAACTGCCGCGTCATCGCGGAGGTGGTGGGCGACGATCAATTTTCCGTGCAGGCGAGCGAGGAAGCGGCGCGGGCCTACGCGCGGCGCAGTATCGTCGCGGCGGTGCATATCCCGGCAGGCACGGTCATCAGACCCGACATGCTGATTATGAAACGTCCCGGCACAGGCATTTCGCCCGTCGAAGTGGACCGGTTGGCGGGTCGCGCGGCAGCGGTGGACATCCCCGAAGACACGACGATCACGTGGGAGATGGTCGCGCCAAGTTCATAGCCGTTAGTTTTTAGTTGTTAGTCCAGAACGGTGGCGTGGGCGGAGTGGTTTGCCGGGCAGACCTCACCCCCGGCCCCTCTCCAATCAAGCTGGAGAGGGGAGACAAGCAGAAATCGGCGGGTTTTGTAGGGCGGATTTCCAAACCCGTCCGGTTCTTACGCAAAATTCTCAATGCCTACAGCCAATCGAGCTTCTTGAACAGCAGCAGCAGCCCGGTGACGAGGCCGATCATCAGCGCCAGCACGAACGGCACGCCCCACACCGTGCCGAACGGCGGCCACGTGTCGTTGAAGTTCATGCCGTAAAAGCCGCTGATGACGGTCAGCAGGCCGATCAGCACGGTGACGATGGTCAGGCGGTTCACGACGACGTTCAGCCGGTTGGACACGGCGGACATGTACAGGTCCAGCGTGCCGGTGAGCGTGTCGCGGAACGTGTTCACCATCTCTGCAATCCACATCAGGTGATCGGAGACGTCGCGTAAGTAGTGGGTGAGCGCGTCCTCGTCCAGGAACGGCAGGTCATGGTGCATGATCTTGTTCGGGATATCGCGCTGCGGCCAGAGGATGCGCCACATATCGACCAGCGTTTTTTTCATGTCAAAAAGCTGGTTGAGCATCTTCTGGCTCGGCTCGGCCAATACCTGATCGCCCAGGTCCTCGATTT
This window of the Aggregatilinea lenta genome carries:
- a CDS encoding cytidylyltransferase domain-containing protein — protein: MTDERPRVLAVVPARGGSKGIPRKNVRLMAGQPLISYALRALAAAQMVDCVVVSTDDDEIKAVARRCGAEVIDRPAELAGDAVTLDPVVYHAVEQVEAAGFLPDVVLTVQPTAPLLRPATIDRAVRLLVESGAETVISVVNETHLAWTTGAEGRGVPLYEKRVNRQQLPQRLRETGGVFASRRDIVTPHNRIGQDVRLLELDRLEGLDIDAVEDWWIAEKALNRRKIVFRVDGSPWMGLGHVYRALSLAGRLLDHELLFVMDADLPLGVDLVRGAFYPVQAFTGDPLPAIREAGAQIVVNDILDTEVAYIRALRDMGLFVVNFEDLGPGNHAAHLVINALYDPRFPEAHMVWGPPYADLRDEFATAPVKVVEPDVRRVLVTFGGADPADLTAKTLRVLGTMPGDFEIEVVLGLAYGPREDLRVQAAALGPRVTVAEQVRDMSRRMHAADLVITSAGRTVYEVAAIGTPCIVMSQNAREQRHLFALAENGFVNLGLGADVPDETLRDAVARLVGDYTQRQQMSARMLAADIRGGTGRIVRLMLERYRAFEAAILDTVTRRDV
- a CDS encoding N-acetylneuraminate synthase family protein, which translates into the protein MKSVLIGERRIGPGEPAYVIAEAGVNHKGSLDAARRMIDEAKRAGADAIKFQTYKADKLVTRAAPRYWDDAEASGTQYAIFKQSDTFGEAEYRALFEHAGAAGITWLSTPFDLDAVAFLDALGMPAFKIASADLTNVPLLEACARTGKPVILSTGASTLDEVRASVDVLRRAGCADLVLLYCVLSYPTRDEDANLRRMVTLQAAFPDVPVGFSDHTIPDDCVIVPSAAAALGAAVIEKHFTLDRTLPGDDHYLSVDPGQLATLVRNCRVIAEVVGDDQFSVQASEEAARAYARRSIVAAVHIPAGTVIRPDMLIMKRPGTGISPVEVDRLAGRAAAVDIPEDTTITWEMVAPSS
- the corA gene encoding magnesium/cobalt transporter CorA; the protein is MATITVYDKKSKRSAEPDDLTDLIGPDKHTVWVDMLGPNDDDLALLRDVFKFHPLSIEDTRNHWQRGKVDEYADYLFTILNPVEWGTNRPVFRELDIFIGCNYVVTVHRGDEPLLANVQERIERLSTMPTSGFLLYAILDIVVDGYFPVLDQLQEQIEDLGDQVLAEPSQKMLNQLFDMKKTLVDMWRILWPQRDIPNKIMHHDLPFLDEDALTHYLRDVSDHLMWIAEMVNTFRDTLTGTLDLYMSAVSNRLNVVVNRLTIVTVLIGLLTVISGFYGMNFNDTWPPFGTVWGVPFVLALMIGLVTGLLLLFKKLDWL